A DNA window from Lagenorhynchus albirostris chromosome 5, mLagAlb1.1, whole genome shotgun sequence contains the following coding sequences:
- the LOC132520568 gene encoding LOW QUALITY PROTEIN: nephrocystin-1-like (The sequence of the model RefSeq protein was modified relative to this genomic sequence to represent the inferred CDS: inserted 2 bases in 2 codons; substituted 1 base at 1 genomic stop codon), which yields MLARRQHNPLQFLQHRSQELKQQLDDLLSESRLKGALEASKRRDIYQRCIQLKQAIDENKNALQKLSKTYILSQADEPAPVGSYNQTKEEEHNLLDKLTHQLQELAVSISRENVAETGALTEGEDDDNSAEEDEEEKEEEATSGEYVAVGDFMAQQVGDITFKKGEIRLVIEKNPDGWWMARXAKGNKGLSLRTDLEPCNKEEGQESSEEGSEEDVEVEMAEGAEVKQRTDSHRSAVRKAISGQINTVDVLTTMGAIPAGFRPSTPFQLLEQGDQFRASYFLQPELTTSQLAFRDLTWVAKTGSIRSRPGCVSLILTLWSCKMIPLPGASIQVLSRHVRFCLFDGNKVLSNIHTVRATXQPKKPKTWTFSPXITGILPCLLDADCFIRSNSSSPDLGILFELGISYIRNSTGERGELSCGWVFLKLFHASGIPIPAKPYELFLNGGTPYEKGVEVDPSVSRRALGSVFHQMMTVRRQPQLLVKLRSLNRRSRNMLSLLPETLMGSMYSVHLLIFYRQILGDVLLKDRMSMRSADLISNPVLATFPKLLEQPDIMDALRSSWAEKESTLKRSEKRDKELLKAVFLLVYHDPLLHSALLPPFRWAEEETEAARWKVIADLLKQNQENEGALQALLSPAGLHEPFGISEQTYDFLGEIRKNAA from the exons ATGCTGGCGAGGCGGCAGCACAATCCCCTCCAGTTCCTGCAGCATCGCAGTCAGGAGCTGAAGCAGCAGCTTGATGATTTGCTTTCTGAGAGTCGACTGAAAGGAGCTCTAGAAGCCAGTAAAAGGCGAGATATTTACCAAAGATGTATCCAATTAAAACAGGCaatagatgaaaataaaaatgctctTCAAAAATTAAGCAAAACTTATATTCTCTCACAGGCTGATGAACCTGCCCCTGTTGGGAGTTACAATCAGACGAAAGAGGAGGAACACAATCTTTTGGATAAGCTTACCCACCAACTGCAGGAACTTGCTGTGTCCATAAGTAGAGAAAATGTCGCTGAAACTGGGGCGCTTACTGAAGGAGAGGACGATGACAATTCTGctgaagaagatgaagaagaaaaagaagaagaggccACAAGTGGAGAATATGTTGCTGTTGGAGATTTTATGGCTCAGCAAGTCGGAGACATTACATTTAAGAAAGGGGAAATTCGCCTTGTAATTGAAAAAAACCCTGATGGTTGGTGGATGGCTA ATGCCAAAGGAAACAAAGGTCTTAGCCTCAGAACAGACTTGGAGCCCTGTAATAAAGAAGAAGGCCAGGAGTCTAGTGAAGAAGGCAGTGAAGAAGATGTAGAGGTAGAAATGGCAGAAGGAGCAGAAGTTAAACAAAGAACCGATTCTCATCGGAGTGCAGTCCGAAAAGCCATCTCAGGGCAGATTAACACCGTCGACGTATTGACCACGATGGGAGCTATTCCTGCCGGGTTCAGGCCTTCCACccccttccagcttctagagcaaGGGGATCAATTTCGAGCAAGTTACTTCTTACAACCAGAGCTCACTACTTCACAACTGGCCTTCAGAGATCTAACGTGGGTTGCTAAAACAGGCTCTATTAGGTCAAGACCaggttgtgtttccttgattCTGACCCTCTGGAGCTGTAAGATGATTCCTCTCCCAGGAGCGAGCATCCAGGTTCTGAGCAGACACGTGCGCTTCTGTCTGTTTGACGGCAATAAGGTTCTAAGCAACATTCATACAGTCAGGGCCACGTGACAACCTAAGAAACCCAAAACGTGGACCTTTTCTC AGATTACTGGCATCTTGCCCTGCCTGCTTGATGCTGACTGTTTCATCAGGTCCAATTCTTCTTCTCCAGATCTTGGAATATTATTTGAACTTGGAATTTCTTATATTCGCAATTCAACTGGTGAAAGAGGAGAATTAAGTTGTGGCTGGgtgtttcttaaactttttcaTGCCAGTGGAATTCCTATTCCAGCAAAACCTTATGAACTCTTCTTGAATGGAGGCACCCCATATGAAAAAGGTGTTGAAGTGGACCCTTCAGTATCCAGAAGGGCACTTGGTAGTGTTTTCCATCAGATGAtgacagtgagaaggcagcctcAACTTCTAGTAAAACTGAGATCTTTGAACAGAAGATCAAGGAACATGCTAAGTCTACTGCCGGAAACATTAATGGGAAGTATGTACTCCGTTCATTTGTTGATATTTTATCGCCAGATTCTTGGAGATGTGCTCCTGAAAGACAGGATGAGCATGCGCAGTGCTGATTTAATTAGTAATCCAGTGCTGGCCACCTTCCCCAAGCTCTTGGAGCAGCCTGACATAATGGATGCACTCAGGAGTTCCTGGGCTGAGAAAGAgagtacattaaaaagatcagagAAGAGAGACAAGGAGCTACTGAAGGCCGTGTTCCTCCTGGTTTATCACGACCCCCTCCTCCACTCCGCGCTCCTGCCCCCGTTCaggtgggcagaggaggagaCCGAGGCTGCCCGATGGAAGGTCATCGCCGACTTGCTCAAGCAAAACCAAGAAAACGAGGGCGCCCTCCAGGCTCTGCTGTCGCCAGCGGGGCTCCATGAACCTTTCGGCATTTCAGAGCAGACCTATGACTTCTTGGGTGAAATAAGAAAGAATGCAGCCTGA